In one window of Sulfolobales archaeon DNA:
- a CDS encoding MoxR family ATPase has translation MTILKRILDATSEILIEREYEISLIVSTLLSSGHALMEGVPGIAKTLTAKTIARLFDLSFKRIQMTPDLLPADILGSYVYNQRTGEFILRKGPIFANIVLVDEINRGSPRTQSALLEAMQERQVTIEGETIPLEEPFMIIATQNPIEFEGVFPLPEAQVDRFLVKITTTYPSTAGFIKIMSKIDEIEERVRDIKPVISREELLYHMREVRNVRVDESIYKYVADIVEATRRHPSVRLGGSPRAGIALIKIARSLAYIDGRNYVIPDDIKKAAKPVMSHRIILKSEYEVEGVTPEAIIDQILSKTPVPKP, from the coding sequence ATGACTATTCTAAAAAGAATCCTTGACGCAACCTCTGAAATACTCATCGAGAGAGAGTATGAGATCTCTCTTATAGTGTCAACATTGCTATCATCAGGTCACGCACTTATGGAGGGAGTGCCAGGAATTGCTAAAACGCTTACTGCTAAGACTATTGCAAGATTATTCGATCTTAGTTTTAAAAGAATTCAGATGACCCCAGATCTTCTACCTGCAGATATTCTAGGCTCCTACGTATATAATCAGAGAACAGGAGAATTCATTCTAAGAAAGGGACCTATATTTGCTAACATAGTTCTTGTTGATGAGATTAATAGAGGTTCGCCTAGAACCCAGAGTGCTCTTCTAGAGGCTATGCAAGAAAGACAGGTGACGATAGAGGGTGAGACGATACCTCTTGAAGAACCTTTCATGATTATAGCAACTCAGAACCCCATAGAATTTGAAGGAGTCTTCCCACTTCCAGAAGCTCAGGTAGATCGTTTTCTGGTTAAGATCACTACGACATATCCTTCTACAGCTGGTTTTATAAAGATCATGAGCAAGATCGATGAAATTGAGGAGAGGGTGAGAGATATAAAGCCTGTGATAAGTAGAGAGGAATTACTATATCACATGAGGGAAGTTAGAAATGTTAGAGTTGATGAGAGTATATACAAGTATGTTGCAGATATAGTTGAAGCAACACGGAGACATCCCTCAGTGAGGTTAGGAGGATCTCCTAGAGCAGGTATTGCCCTGATCAAGATCGCAAGATCTCTAGCATATATAGATGGTAGAAACTATGTTATACCAGATGATATTAAAAAAGCTGCTAAACCTGTTATGTCTCATAGAATCATACTTAAGAGCGAGTATGAGGTTGAAGGGGTAACACCGGAGGCTATAATAGATCAGATCTTGTCTAAGACACCTGTGCCTAAGCCCTAG
- the rpiA gene encoding ribose 5-phosphate isomerase A: MEIIVGEIRSEVLRARVRASEEAIRIIESVKADIIGVGSGSTIKVFIGMLSREFLREKCFISTSYDTTLALSSAGARCIITDMPPEEIDIAVDSADEIDRLGNMLKGGGGALFREKITLLSAIKRIIIADEMKLVDKLGRRGLIPVEIAPYAYNYVRKALMRMSLELVPRTSEGKLGPLITDNGNILADIVIKGSIEDPVRVDSMIRSIEGVITTGIFPYADYEIVVGMLSGEIMRIPKK; encoded by the coding sequence GTGGAAATAATAGTTGGCGAGATCCGGTCCGAGGTTCTTAGAGCTAGGGTCAGAGCTTCTGAAGAGGCTATCAGAATTATAGAGAGTGTGAAAGCAGATATCATAGGTGTGGGTAGTGGTTCGACTATTAAAGTATTTATAGGTATGCTGTCGAGAGAGTTTCTTAGAGAGAAGTGTTTTATCTCTACAAGCTATGACACGACTCTCGCTCTATCTAGTGCAGGTGCTAGATGTATTATAACTGATATGCCTCCGGAGGAGATCGATATAGCTGTTGACAGCGCTGATGAAATAGATCGTCTGGGAAACATGCTTAAAGGTGGTGGAGGAGCTTTATTTAGAGAGAAGATAACTCTTCTAAGTGCTATCAAAAGAATCATAATAGCTGACGAGATGAAGCTGGTAGACAAACTAGGTAGAAGAGGACTCATACCAGTAGAGATAGCACCCTACGCCTATAATTATGTTAGGAAAGCTCTCATGAGAATGTCTCTAGAACTCGTGCCAAGAACCTCTGAAGGAAAGCTTGGACCTCTTATAACTGATAATGGTAATATACTTGCCGATATAGTGATAAAAGGATCTATAGAAGATCCTGTGAGAGTAGATAGTATGATCAGAAGTATTGAGGGAGTTATCACAACCGGAATCTTCCCTTATGCCGACTATGAAATTGTAGTGGGAATGCTTTCTGGAGAGATCATGAGAATACCGAAGAAATAG
- a CDS encoding DEAD/DEAH box helicase, whose product MLACPEKPVPIEDVEMPEKIRSIIRSRYTHLTPPQAEAIRRGLFSSRNMIIATPTASGKTLIAYISLLNSFMNGFKSIYTTPLKALASEKYEELRDLAREIGASVGISTGDYDSPGEELRRYDILVTTYERLDSILRLRPSWFKDVKTIVIDEIHEIGDGDRGPVIEMIIARAVRLDKQIIGLSATIGNPDEIGRWIDAEVVKCSWRPVPLIEGYYDKRRNKIIFVDGREEDVLGDLVSHSVSKAFRENYQLLIFKQSRRETESLATRIASEMGLLSTRISRKDISIVLEELEQKVSSRYEREVLKKLFVRGVSFHHAGLSPEARKVIEKGFREGVLKIIVATPTLAAGVNLPARRVIVFTRRYERGFYEPISVMEYKQMGGRAGRPQYDPYGEVIIADLDPDTAVRYIRSEPEDVVSMLNNERSLRIHVLSLLASRYASTMEGLIDVFMKTFYSYKNIRGLEVRDFWRNTFKRILRTLEDFGVVRVKEDRIHVSRLGELISSLYIDPLTAIRALELISEVEDRTPEDLYYLHVITLTPDFQRSISRRIKRKEVLERLSEKIERGEAPPIPDDLDEEMYITGYLYAEALQRWIEEEDEDKIMSETGLPLGDLRVAVETATWIAYALSKVFEEKRMTEHMRRMSVISRRLEAGVREELLELVTLRGIGRVRARALYKAGVRSIKDLKMLSLDQILSIESINRGVVRELCEQISDAAFCTRSGF is encoded by the coding sequence TTGCTAGCGTGTCCTGAGAAGCCTGTTCCCATCGAAGATGTTGAGATGCCCGAGAAGATTAGGAGTATCATAAGAAGTAGGTATACTCATTTAACACCTCCGCAGGCTGAAGCTATAAGGAGAGGTCTTTTCAGCAGCAGGAATATGATCATAGCAACACCCACGGCTAGTGGTAAGACTCTTATAGCATATATATCGTTATTGAACTCCTTCATGAATGGTTTTAAAAGTATCTATACTACACCTCTTAAAGCGCTGGCTTCAGAGAAGTATGAAGAGTTGAGAGATCTAGCCAGAGAGATAGGAGCTAGTGTAGGGATCAGCACCGGCGATTATGATAGTCCTGGCGAAGAGCTTAGGAGATATGATATACTTGTCACAACATATGAGAGGCTTGATTCAATATTGAGACTCAGACCTTCATGGTTTAAAGATGTGAAGACCATCGTTATAGACGAGATCCATGAGATAGGAGATGGAGATAGAGGACCTGTTATTGAGATGATCATAGCGAGAGCCGTGAGACTAGATAAACAGATCATAGGATTAAGCGCTACCATAGGAAATCCCGATGAGATCGGAAGATGGATTGATGCTGAGGTTGTTAAGTGTAGCTGGAGACCTGTTCCATTAATAGAAGGCTACTATGATAAGAGAAGGAATAAGATTATATTCGTGGATGGTAGAGAAGAAGATGTTTTAGGAGATCTTGTAAGTCATTCAGTTTCAAAAGCATTCAGAGAAAACTATCAGCTACTTATATTCAAACAATCTAGAAGAGAAACAGAATCTCTAGCCACTAGAATAGCTTCCGAGATGGGACTGCTGAGCACAAGAATCTCTAGGAAGGATATCAGCATAGTCTTAGAAGAATTAGAACAAAAAGTATCATCAAGATATGAAAGAGAAGTGCTGAAAAAATTATTTGTAAGAGGAGTATCTTTCCACCACGCAGGACTCTCGCCGGAGGCTAGGAAGGTTATTGAAAAAGGCTTCAGAGAAGGTGTCCTGAAAATAATTGTGGCAACTCCAACACTAGCTGCTGGAGTTAATCTACCTGCTAGAAGAGTTATAGTATTTACACGAAGATATGAAAGAGGTTTCTACGAACCTATTTCAGTGATGGAGTACAAGCAAATGGGTGGAAGAGCTGGAAGACCTCAATACGATCCTTATGGCGAGGTTATTATAGCAGATCTAGATCCTGATACAGCTGTTAGATACATAAGATCAGAACCTGAAGACGTTGTTTCAATGCTTAATAACGAGAGATCTCTCAGGATTCATGTTCTATCTCTACTAGCCTCGAGATACGCCTCAACAATGGAAGGTCTGATAGATGTATTTATGAAAACCTTCTATTCATATAAGAACATAAGAGGTCTAGAGGTCAGAGATTTTTGGAGGAATACTTTTAAGAGGATATTAAGAACTTTAGAAGATTTTGGAGTAGTAAGAGTAAAAGAAGATAGGATCCATGTTTCAAGACTTGGAGAGCTTATATCTAGCTTATACATAGATCCTCTCACAGCAATAAGAGCTCTAGAGCTGATCTCAGAAGTTGAGGATAGAACTCCAGAGGATCTATATTATCTCCATGTGATCACTTTAACACCAGATTTTCAGAGAAGCATTAGTAGGAGAATCAAAAGAAAAGAAGTTCTAGAAAGACTCTCTGAGAAGATCGAGAGAGGAGAGGCTCCTCCGATACCAGATGATCTTGATGAAGAAATGTATATCACAGGATATCTCTATGCTGAAGCTCTTCAGAGATGGATCGAAGAAGAAGATGAAGATAAGATTATGAGTGAAACCGGCCTACCTCTAGGAGATCTAAGGGTTGCAGTTGAGACAGCTACATGGATAGCATACGCTCTCTCAAAGGTTTTCGAGGAAAAGAGAATGACGGAACACATGAGAAGAATGAGTGTGATATCAAGAAGGCTTGAGGCTGGTGTGAGAGAAGAGTTATTAGAACTAGTAACACTAAGAGGTATAGGAAGAGTTAGAGCTAGAGCTCTTTATAAAGCTGGTGTGAGAAGTATTAAGGATCTTAAGATGTTATCACTCGACCAGATACTATCCATAGAAAGCATTAACAGAGGCGTCGTAAGAGAACTCTGCGAACAGATCTCTGATGCTGCTTTCTGCACTAGATCAGGTTTCTAG
- a CDS encoding CopG family ribbon-helix-helix protein: protein MDKVVKIGVSIPSGLYQEFMKIIKERGFRNRSAGVQEAIRIFVSQYKESYDKNASAIGIIAIYYNHEIHEIDEKLIDLQHEYLDIVISMQHIHVSKNYCVQIIAVKGVIKKIEDLLRDLSSLRISYLKYIILPLLET from the coding sequence TTGGATAAAGTAGTTAAAATAGGAGTTTCAATACCTTCAGGCTTATACCAAGAGTTTATGAAGATCATAAAAGAAAGAGGTTTTAGAAATAGATCTGCAGGAGTTCAAGAAGCTATAAGAATCTTCGTATCACAATACAAAGAATCTTATGATAAGAATGCTAGCGCGATCGGTATTATAGCTATATATTATAATCATGAGATTCACGAGATAGATGAAAAACTCATTGATCTACAACATGAGTATCTTGATATAGTGATCTCAATGCAACATATACATGTATCTAAAAATTATTGTGTACAGATCATCGCAGTCAAGGGAGTTATAAAAAAGATTGAGGATCTTTTGAGAGATCTTAGCAGTCTAAGAATCTCATACTTAAAATATATTATACTGCCTCTTCTAGAAACCTGA
- a CDS encoding diphthine--ammonia ligase, giving the protein MRSAIVLYTGGKDSHYALLRALKNQDLDLDNITLVNIRSEREDLLLLHTINSRWVDVHANLMKLPMRIFHISGENELEEISEIISKTVKDSKARYIVSGVVASGFQKRFLDSLAKRLGVDHYSPLWGMNQENLLREEVLKERIEFIIVAAQAMGFNERWVGRLICREEDVEELIKLSQKYSFSPVGEGGEYESYVVASPLFKDRKIKIKGRKEWYLSGWGYFRIESVEIE; this is encoded by the coding sequence ATGAGATCCGCTATAGTTCTATATACAGGAGGTAAGGATAGCCACTATGCTCTATTAAGAGCTTTAAAGAATCAAGATCTTGATCTTGATAATATTACTCTTGTCAATATAAGGTCTGAGAGAGAAGATCTACTTCTACTCCATACTATTAATAGTAGATGGGTAGATGTTCACGCCAATCTTATGAAGCTTCCTATGAGAATATTTCATATATCAGGTGAGAATGAACTAGAGGAGATTTCAGAGATAATCTCTAAGACTGTTAAGGATTCTAAAGCCAGATACATAGTTTCAGGAGTTGTTGCTAGCGGTTTTCAGAAAAGGTTCTTAGATTCTCTTGCGAAAAGACTTGGAGTAGATCATTACTCACCTTTATGGGGCATGAATCAAGAGAATCTTCTTAGAGAAGAGGTTTTGAAAGAAAGAATAGAATTTATAATAGTAGCTGCCCAAGCAATGGGTTTTAATGAGAGATGGGTTGGAAGACTCATATGTAGAGAAGAAGATGTAGAAGAACTGATCAAACTTTCTCAAAAATACAGCTTCTCACCAGTGGGAGAAGGAGGAGAGTATGAAAGCTATGTAGTGGCCTCACCTCTATTTAAAGATAGAAAAATAAAGATCAAAGGCCGTAAAGAGTGGTATCTAAGCGGTTGGGGATACTTCCGTATAGAGAGTGTAGAGATAGAATAG
- a CDS encoding threonine--tRNA ligase: MRILLIHAAEFSYKAREPAVENYEKDIPLEGGFKNVLVVFTSVEKGDDKDPLLIDRAASEIINHFRNIKAESILIYPYAHLSSDLAPSDVAIQIIARLSEKLASEGVRVSRAPFGWYKEFNLKNLGHPLAELSRSIKPGERVRPQISKSYYIMDLDGNLYDPYEYEYKDPDLRALVEKEVFKKELEKVRPRAAEYMEKFGFEWEPYSDHGHMRYEPHAATILEAVSQYSWNVVKSLGIPVFRVKGTNMFDLNVRAVREHADLFGDRLYEVSMEGETPLVMRYAACHQQFAILKDWIISYKDLPLGMFEVADSYRFEQRGELILGFRLRRFYMPDLHVLTKDLEEAKKVALIIRDKIFEEIRKLGRDYVAIINVSRRFLDQEREYIRELVRRDGRPALVVVVPDDIYYWVINIEYNIIDSSGKPREIATFQIDVGNARRFNIRYVDEEGRERYPIIIHTAIIGSVERYIYALFDSAALREKENKTPTLPFWVSPIQVRILPVSRGHINYALKVYEEISRRGFRVDIDDRDESLARKMRDAGLEWVYFTVIIGDREIQTETITVRERESGFQRSYKLEEFIELLEKLQGDYPRVDLGMPALISKRPSLPYLRAL; the protein is encoded by the coding sequence ATGAGAATACTATTGATACATGCTGCGGAATTCAGTTATAAAGCTAGAGAACCTGCTGTTGAGAATTATGAGAAAGATATTCCTCTCGAGGGTGGTTTTAAAAATGTTCTCGTAGTTTTTACTAGTGTTGAGAAGGGTGATGACAAGGATCCTCTGTTAATAGATAGAGCTGCTTCAGAAATTATAAATCATTTCAGGAATATCAAGGCTGAGAGCATTCTAATATACCCCTATGCTCATTTATCATCAGATCTAGCTCCTTCAGATGTTGCCATACAAATTATAGCTCGATTAAGCGAGAAACTTGCCAGCGAAGGTGTTAGGGTTAGTAGAGCTCCATTTGGATGGTATAAGGAGTTTAATTTGAAAAATCTAGGTCATCCTCTTGCCGAGCTCTCTAGATCTATCAAGCCTGGAGAAAGGGTTAGACCTCAGATATCTAAAAGCTACTATATCATGGATCTGGATGGAAATCTGTATGATCCTTACGAGTACGAGTATAAGGATCCAGACCTGAGAGCTCTAGTAGAGAAAGAAGTCTTCAAAAAAGAACTTGAGAAAGTAAGACCTAGAGCTGCGGAATATATGGAGAAATTCGGATTTGAGTGGGAGCCTTACTCAGATCATGGCCACATGAGGTATGAACCTCATGCAGCAACAATCCTCGAAGCTGTTTCCCAATACTCCTGGAATGTCGTTAAGTCTCTAGGAATACCTGTTTTCAGGGTTAAGGGTACCAATATGTTTGATCTTAATGTAAGAGCTGTTAGAGAGCATGCAGATCTCTTTGGAGACAGGCTTTACGAGGTCTCTATGGAGGGAGAAACTCCCCTGGTTATGAGATATGCGGCATGTCATCAGCAGTTTGCAATTCTGAAAGACTGGATCATAAGTTACAAGGATCTACCCTTAGGAATGTTTGAGGTTGCTGACAGCTATAGATTCGAGCAGAGAGGAGAACTCATACTAGGATTCAGACTCAGAAGATTTTACATGCCCGACCTCCATGTTCTAACGAAAGATCTTGAGGAGGCTAAGAAGGTGGCACTCATTATAAGAGATAAGATATTTGAAGAGATAAGAAAACTGGGAAGAGATTACGTAGCTATAATAAATGTATCAAGAAGATTCCTAGATCAGGAGAGAGAATATATAAGAGAACTCGTAAGAAGAGATGGAAGACCAGCTCTAGTGGTTGTAGTACCTGATGATATATACTACTGGGTTATTAATATAGAGTACAATATTATAGACAGTTCTGGTAAACCTCGAGAGATAGCTACATTTCAGATTGACGTAGGTAATGCCAGAAGATTTAATATAAGATATGTAGATGAGGAAGGTAGAGAAAGATATCCGATTATAATTCACACAGCCATAATAGGTAGCGTAGAGAGATATATATACGCGTTATTCGACTCAGCAGCTTTGAGAGAGAAAGAGAATAAAACTCCCACACTACCATTCTGGGTCTCTCCAATTCAAGTAAGGATTCTCCCCGTATCTAGGGGGCATATAAACTATGCTTTAAAGGTTTATGAGGAGATCTCTAGAAGAGGATTTAGAGTTGATATAGACGATAGAGATGAAAGTCTTGCTAGAAAAATGAGAGATGCAGGACTTGAATGGGTTTACTTCACCGTAATAATAGGAGATCGCGAGATTCAGACAGAGACAATAACGGTAAGAGAAAGAGAATCAGGTTTTCAGAGATCCTATAAATTGGAAGAGTTTATAGAGCTACTAGAAAAACTTCAGGGAGACTACCCTAGAGTGGATCTAGGCATGCCCGCTCTTATAAGTAAAAGACCTTCACTACCGTATCTAAGAGCTTTATAG
- a CDS encoding RNA-binding domain-containing protein translates to MNYSAITTIGVEISCIAHATEDYNKVVQAILNTAPEGIRDLLKNKLSYEDTQGYYKDPIRIYRARLEKKEAQEYIAHIIRRLSKAEFEVLILALEERYDPRDGRLYIRISKQDAFRNIISLAFDDDVIRLVATLAGTRDVKKVEEFLRSLREV, encoded by the coding sequence TTGAATTATTCGGCTATCACAACAATAGGTGTAGAGATTTCATGTATAGCTCACGCTACAGAGGATTATAATAAGGTTGTTCAAGCTATATTAAATACAGCTCCGGAAGGTATCAGAGATCTTCTTAAGAACAAGCTTTCATATGAGGATACACAGGGGTATTATAAGGATCCTATAAGGATCTATAGAGCAAGATTAGAGAAGAAAGAAGCTCAGGAATACATTGCTCATATCATTAGAAGATTGAGCAAAGCCGAGTTTGAAGTCTTAATCCTCGCACTAGAGGAGAGATATGATCCGAGAGATGGGAGGCTGTATATTAGGATCTCTAAGCAGGATGCTTTTAGAAATATTATAAGTCTTGCTTTTGATGATGATGTAATACGTCTTGTAGCTACTCTGGCAGGAACTAGAGATGTTAAAAAAGTTGAGGAGTTTTTGAGAAGTCTCAGAGAGGTTTAG
- a CDS encoding Rpp14/Pop5 family protein has product MNKLGADKKARKRYLVFKLYTIGSSPDFETLSKEINDSLTRFLGVSGFINSSIKLVRYDPLTRYGVIRIISRDIDLVLLGIIRIRRFNNTTGVIVPLRLTGNLSRAIKLIKKLER; this is encoded by the coding sequence TTGAACAAACTTGGAGCAGATAAAAAAGCTAGGAAGAGATATCTAGTATTCAAACTTTACACGATAGGTTCATCACCTGATTTTGAAACTCTCTCTAAAGAGATCAACGATTCTCTGACAAGATTTCTAGGAGTCTCAGGATTCATAAATTCATCTATAAAACTAGTTAGATACGACCCCTTGACACGATACGGTGTGATAAGAATCATCTCAAGAGATATAGACCTAGTGCTCCTAGGCATCATAAGAATAAGAAGATTCAATAATACAACAGGCGTTATAGTACCACTGAGACTCACAGGAAATCTAAGCAGAGCAATAAAGCTGATAAAAAAACTAGAGAGATAA
- a CDS encoding 4Fe-4S binding protein: protein MKERIVIDQDICIGCGACVAVCPTQSMEMNESNKARYAWDTCNSDFECVKICPVNCIWPASQAPAEAKSKNGWYKFSKPLEGPLREEFEKWKATYGVTGLPA, encoded by the coding sequence TTGAAAGAGAGAATCGTTATAGACCAAGACATTTGCATAGGCTGTGGAGCATGCGTAGCTGTCTGTCCTACACAGTCTATGGAGATGAATGAAAGTAATAAAGCTAGATATGCCTGGGATACATGCAACAGTGATTTCGAGTGTGTTAAGATATGCCCTGTTAATTGTATATGGCCTGCATCTCAGGCTCCTGCTGAGGCTAAAAGTAAGAATGGCTGGTACAAGTTTAGCAAGCCTCTTGAGGGTCCTCTTAGAGAAGAATTCGAGAAATGGAAAGCTACATATGGCGTGACAGGACTACCAGCTTGA
- the thyX gene encoding FAD-dependent thymidylate synthase, with amino-acid sequence MIPRVSLVEYDREADRLIAVASKRSLSSKDFQDIDERMSDEEIEEWIRETFRRGHLSPWEHVSYTFEVICSRVCSHQLVRHRIASYTQLSQRYNDKLLQPEDERYWTELSGKILGGDEESYKRISEIFFIDPDWSKDTRFKIASEYARSVANYWFLRRNGMSREEARYVLPQAIATKIIVTMNAREILHFLGLRMCTHAQKEIRLVAWILWSELMKIHPRLFKYAGPYCLIDSNMHSYHTYSLEDLIERDIPIGIERCRELVPRDGIRKCVIHSFELYRRRYIDAQG; translated from the coding sequence ATGATACCTCGTGTATCCCTGGTAGAATATGATCGTGAAGCAGATCGATTAATAGCTGTTGCTTCTAAGAGATCTTTATCTTCAAAAGATTTCCAAGACATAGATGAGCGAATGAGCGATGAAGAGATTGAAGAGTGGATTAGAGAGACTTTTAGAAGAGGTCATCTAAGCCCTTGGGAGCATGTATCATACACCTTTGAGGTTATATGCTCTAGAGTTTGCTCGCATCAGCTTGTGAGACATAGAATAGCTAGCTATACTCAGCTTAGCCAGAGATATAATGATAAACTCTTACAGCCTGAAGATGAGAGATATTGGACAGAATTATCCGGGAAAATCCTCGGAGGAGATGAAGAATCCTATAAGAGAATTTCAGAGATCTTCTTTATAGATCCTGATTGGAGTAAGGATACAAGATTCAAAATAGCCTCGGAGTATGCGAGATCTGTTGCTAACTACTGGTTTTTAAGAAGAAATGGAATGAGTAGAGAGGAAGCTAGATATGTGCTTCCACAAGCAATCGCTACTAAAATAATCGTGACTATGAATGCTAGAGAGATACTTCATTTTCTAGGACTTAGAATGTGCACTCACGCTCAGAAAGAGATAAGACTTGTTGCATGGATTCTATGGAGTGAACTGATGAAAATTCATCCAAGACTGTTCAAATACGCAGGACCCTACTGTCTTATAGATTCTAACATGCATTCTTATCACACATACTCTCTAGAGGATCTTATAGAAAGAGACATACCCATAGGTATCGAAAGATGCAGAGAACTAGTACCTAGGGATGGCATTAGAAAATGTGTTATACACTCATTCGAACTCTATAGAAGAAGATATATAGATGCTCAAGGCTAA
- a CDS encoding SLC13 family permease → MSCIETTQIASSLVFAITILLIITRRLEESHAALLGMSLILILGLLDLYKAFSSYVDWNIISILIGMWILSFLLRDSGFINYIAMKIIEKTHSVPMIVLYVNILAGIITMFVDNVLVVLLLVPVTLEMLRSVEVDPVKPSIMVALSANFMGTALLLGDLPPQLLHVIFGAEFIDFIWMNNKPAAFPILLLSFILTLFISSGVLLRSERNLKTIIEAKTVAGSLSKESYDKVYMVISLLAFIATVVLMALRKPISDLAGYEIRLGVFPLFTSVVTSLYLVVTRRVSFEKIIDEGIDLNAILFYIGLFILVGSLEETGVLDIIGSIIAPLLTSATYIGFTVVYWISAFLVAFVEHDAYILVMLKTFKHLYEGGLLSDPWPYNWALLFSGTLGSNYTAAGAPALYVAFRLIEKTLNRKISLREIYKTTVTYSTVSLMTCYVISLLIWAML, encoded by the coding sequence GTGTCGTGTATAGAGACCACGCAGATCGCGTCATCTCTAGTATTTGCAATCACAATACTATTAATCATAACTAGGAGGCTGGAGGAATCTCATGCCGCACTTCTAGGAATGTCTTTGATTCTAATATTAGGATTACTAGATCTCTATAAGGCTTTTTCATCATACGTGGACTGGAATATAATCTCAATTCTTATTGGTATGTGGATTCTAAGTTTTCTTCTAAGAGATTCAGGATTCATAAACTATATAGCTATGAAAATCATTGAGAAGACACATAGTGTACCTATGATCGTATTATATGTCAATATACTCGCAGGGATTATAACAATGTTCGTGGATAATGTTCTAGTAGTACTTCTTCTAGTACCCGTAACTCTTGAGATGCTCAGATCTGTTGAAGTAGATCCTGTGAAACCATCTATAATGGTTGCTCTCTCAGCGAATTTCATGGGCACAGCACTTCTGCTAGGAGATCTTCCGCCACAACTTCTTCACGTAATATTCGGTGCTGAATTCATAGATTTTATATGGATGAATAATAAGCCGGCGGCTTTTCCCATACTACTTCTATCATTTATACTAACTCTCTTCATCTCTTCAGGAGTCTTACTTAGATCTGAGAGGAATCTAAAAACAATTATAGAAGCCAAGACAGTAGCTGGAAGCCTTTCAAAAGAATCTTATGATAAGGTTTACATGGTTATCTCACTTCTAGCATTCATAGCTACCGTAGTTCTCATGGCTCTTAGAAAGCCTATTAGCGATCTTGCTGGATATGAAATTAGACTAGGCGTCTTCCCTCTTTTTACGTCGGTTGTCACCTCACTATATCTGGTTGTTACTAGAAGAGTATCTTTTGAGAAGATAATAGATGAAGGTATCGATCTTAATGCTATACTATTTTATATAGGATTATTCATATTAGTAGGCTCACTCGAAGAAACAGGAGTTCTAGATATCATAGGAAGTATCATAGCACCTCTTCTAACATCGGCAACCTATATAGGATTCACAGTCGTTTACTGGATCTCTGCATTTTTAGTCGCATTCGTAGAACATGATGCATATATACTGGTTATGCTTAAAACATTTAAGCACTTATATGAAGGAGGTCTTCTATCAGATCCATGGCCTTATAACTGGGCGCTACTCTTCTCTGGAACTCTTGGAAGTAATTATACTGCTGCGGGAGCTCCAGCATTATATGTGGCATTTAGATTGATTGAGAAAACTCTGAATAGGAAGATCAGCTTAAGGGAGATATATAAGACCACAGTCACGTACTCTACGGTCTCTCTCATGACATGCTATGTAATATCGTTATTAATATGGGCTATGCTATAG